Proteins encoded together in one uncultured Flavobacterium sp. window:
- a CDS encoding glycosyltransferase, producing the protein MVIAGKAWKNDLSEYTQIIKELEIEDIVITDFRYIPDDEVSFFYQKADLVVLPYRDIYQSGVLLLTMSYGKPIICSDLKPFKEVITHNKNGFLFESQNPIDLAIRIQEVIANKTRLTDITDNANAIICKNYDWFKIGIATKNFYKLIYSIDS; encoded by the coding sequence TTGGTTATTGCAGGAAAAGCTTGGAAAAACGATTTAAGTGAATACACTCAAATAATCAAAGAATTAGAAATTGAGGATATTGTAATTACAGATTTTAGATATATCCCCGATGATGAGGTATCATTTTTTTACCAAAAGGCAGATTTAGTTGTCTTACCTTATAGAGATATTTATCAAAGCGGAGTTTTACTTTTAACTATGAGTTATGGAAAACCTATTATATGCTCTGATTTAAAACCTTTTAAAGAAGTTATTACGCATAATAAAAATGGTTTTTTATTTGAAAGTCAAAATCCTATAGATTTAGCAATTAGAATTCAGGAAGTCATTGCAAATAAAACTAGATTGACTGATATTACTGATAATGCAAATGCAATAATTTGTAAAAATTACGATTGGTTTAAAATAGGAATTGCTACAAAAAACTTTTATAAATTAATTTATTCGATTGATAGTTAA
- a CDS encoding DUF1972 domain-containing protein, with amino-acid sequence MKISIIGTRGIPNHYGGFEQCAEYLALGLVKRGFEVIVYNSHNHPYQEKDWNGVKIVHCYDPEEKLGTTGQFIYDFNCILDVRKQDCDIILQLGYTSSSIWGWLMPKKAIITTNMDGLEWKRTKYSNRVKKFLIYAESLGVKYSNHLISDSIGIKNYLKDKYKVESTYIAYGATIFQNPNVVAIERYNINCYDYDMLIARLEPENSIEIILDGVVKAHLSRPFLIIGNHDTPYGNSLKGKYNSHKQIQFLGSIYDIEVLNNLRYYSNIYFHGHTVGGTNPSLLEAMSSNSLICANENDFNRYILGEDALYFTSDNDVARHLVGLDYKEYRYQSMLIANKKKIIDLYDWEIIIDQYANHFNSIIINNN; translated from the coding sequence ATGAAAATCTCAATTATAGGAACAAGAGGAATTCCTAATCATTATGGCGGTTTTGAACAATGCGCTGAATATCTGGCACTAGGTTTAGTTAAGAGAGGCTTTGAAGTAATCGTCTACAATTCACACAATCATCCTTATCAAGAAAAAGATTGGAACGGAGTAAAAATCGTTCACTGTTATGATCCTGAAGAAAAACTTGGAACTACGGGACAGTTTATTTATGATTTCAATTGCATTTTGGATGTTAGAAAACAGGACTGTGATATTATTTTGCAATTAGGTTATACAAGTAGTTCAATTTGGGGTTGGTTAATGCCTAAAAAAGCAATCATAACAACTAATATGGATGGTCTTGAATGGAAAAGAACAAAATACTCAAACAGGGTAAAAAAATTTCTTATTTACGCTGAGTCATTAGGTGTAAAATATAGTAATCATCTAATTTCCGATTCTATTGGAATTAAAAATTATTTAAAAGATAAGTACAAGGTTGAATCAACATACATTGCATACGGTGCAACAATTTTTCAGAATCCTAATGTTGTAGCTATAGAACGTTATAATATTAATTGCTATGATTATGATATGCTCATAGCTAGATTAGAACCTGAAAATAGTATAGAAATTATTTTAGATGGTGTAGTAAAAGCCCATCTATCCCGCCCGTTTCTAATAATTGGAAATCATGATACACCTTATGGAAATTCGTTAAAAGGAAAATACAACTCTCATAAGCAAATTCAGTTTTTAGGTAGCATTTACGATATAGAAGTTTTAAACAATTTACGTTACTACTCAAATATTTATTTTCATGGACACACGGTTGGAGGAACGAATCCGTCTTTACTTGAAGCAATGTCTTCAAACAGTTTAATTTGCGCAAATGAAAATGATTTTAATCGATATATTTTAGGTGAAGATGCTCTTTATTTTACGAGTGATAATGATGTAGCAAGACATTTAGTTGGTTTAGATTATAAAGAATATAGATATCAGTCTATGTTAATTGCAAACAAAAAAAAGATAATTGATCTTTATGACTGGGAGATTATTATTGATCAATATGCAAATCATTTTAATTCAATAATTATAAATAACAATTAA
- a CDS encoding polysaccharide pyruvyl transferase family protein: MKISFLGYYGSNFGDLLMLNALVDYYSKHYNQINIYTYGNHVNLYNAFSSNPNLYNIKVFGLSGEQKISYKHFMKTVKGSQYIIWGGGTCFMDQGGTGGIKFMLGAYLAKVAVLYLGIGIDSHFKLKTKLIVFSSILLSKALYLRDEKSLKLANKLSLGLFKFKVDYVPDIANVREILTEQFSGDYIVFCCRDLSVYSDLNNEKVNHDLATLAIRSCKELGLNRIVNLVCDAEIDENQSKKATDLFLENNIQVDVIYGSDVDNSLVTIQNAKFVITSRLHPAVVAQNLSVSYSLYNYSDKNRKFVEEVNEQSRLICRYNIDQYIFNFHKPKSNNLKNVKQNINDVLKKYIS; this comes from the coding sequence ATGAAGATTTCATTTTTAGGTTATTATGGAAGCAATTTTGGGGATTTACTAATGCTAAATGCACTAGTAGATTATTATAGTAAACATTATAATCAAATAAATATTTATACTTATGGGAATCATGTTAATTTATATAATGCATTTTCATCAAATCCTAATCTTTATAATATAAAAGTTTTTGGTTTATCAGGAGAACAAAAGATAAGTTATAAGCATTTTATGAAAACTGTAAAGGGATCGCAGTATATAATCTGGGGAGGGGGAACTTGTTTTATGGATCAAGGGGGAACTGGAGGGATAAAATTTATGTTAGGTGCTTATTTGGCTAAAGTAGCAGTGTTATATTTGGGAATAGGCATTGATTCACATTTTAAACTAAAAACAAAATTAATTGTATTTTCATCGATCCTCTTATCGAAAGCACTGTATTTAAGAGATGAAAAATCTTTAAAACTTGCCAATAAATTAAGTCTAGGTCTTTTTAAATTTAAAGTTGATTATGTTCCAGATATAGCAAATGTTAGAGAAATTTTAACAGAGCAATTTTCAGGTGATTATATTGTTTTTTGTTGCCGTGATTTATCGGTATACTCAGATTTAAACAATGAAAAAGTTAACCATGATCTTGCTACTTTGGCGATTAGGAGTTGTAAGGAATTAGGCTTAAATAGAATTGTTAATTTGGTTTGTGATGCTGAGATAGATGAGAATCAAAGTAAGAAAGCAACAGATTTATTTTTAGAGAATAATATCCAGGTAGATGTTATTTACGGATCTGATGTTGATAATTCTTTAGTAACCATTCAGAATGCAAAGTTTGTTATTACGTCTCGTTTACATCCAGCTGTAGTAGCTCAAAATTTAAGTGTTTCGTATTCTCTTTACAATTACTCTGATAAAAACAGAAAGTTTGTAGAAGAAGTAAATGAGCAGTCTCGATTAATTTGTAGATATAATATTGATCAATACATTTTTAATTTTCACAAACCTAAAAGTAATAATTTGAAAAATGTGAAACAAAATATTAATGATGTCTTAAAAAAATATATTAGTTAA
- a CDS encoding glycosyltransferase, whose amino-acid sequence MDKKKYSIGIIEPVGGHGGMDYYDYGLAMGLGADNVEVLFYTCDETTERTYKKVITILHFKRMWNRNFLVKVFKYLNGHYSAILDLKKRDIRIIHLHFFTFRSIDLLILWFAWLNKIKRVVTIHDVNSFDKKANVFFEKKCFKYIDGIIVHNKSSLNILDDKFKLSIPKVIIPHGNYLPFINPISNFKPKNTEKFSLLFFGQIKKVKGLDILLQALSVLKKKNVMLSWLLQEKLGKTI is encoded by the coding sequence ATGGATAAAAAAAAATATTCAATTGGTATCATTGAGCCAGTTGGTGGACATGGAGGGATGGATTATTATGATTATGGACTAGCTATGGGGCTAGGCGCAGATAATGTAGAAGTTCTCTTTTATACATGTGATGAAACTACAGAACGAACATACAAAAAAGTAATAACGATATTGCATTTTAAAAGAATGTGGAACAGAAACTTTTTAGTTAAAGTATTCAAGTATTTAAATGGACATTATTCTGCAATTTTAGATCTCAAAAAACGAGATATTAGAATTATACATCTTCACTTTTTTACTTTTAGAAGCATTGATTTACTTATACTTTGGTTTGCTTGGTTGAATAAAATTAAAAGAGTAGTTACAATACACGATGTTAATTCTTTTGATAAAAAAGCAAATGTTTTTTTTGAAAAAAAATGTTTTAAATACATTGATGGCATAATTGTTCATAATAAAAGTTCATTAAATATCTTAGATGATAAATTTAAGTTATCCATTCCTAAAGTAATCATCCCGCACGGAAATTATTTACCTTTCATTAATCCTATTTCAAATTTTAAACCTAAAAATACTGAGAAGTTTTCGTTGTTATTTTTCGGACAAATAAAAAAAGTTAAGGGCTTGGATATTTTATTACAAGCTCTTAGTGTTCTCAAAAAAAAAAATGTGATGTTGAGTTGGTTATTGCAGGAAAAGCTTGGAAAAACGATTTAA
- a CDS encoding undecaprenyl-phosphate glucose phosphotransferase — translation MKILQKLSEYRFSRYFQIMFILWDMILINIAVLISGLIKFESLDRLFLKETQTISLLGNLIWLGLLLYKDSYRIIRVETIESILSRTIKKVIILAAIVAAFVVFLDYTDISRFQLFYFFLSFFLLLMFSRILSMKALKFIRTKGYNFRNVIIVGANETGNHMRKILAKNLTYGYRFLGFFDEKQNISDSTFFNVLGGFNDIQSFISNEHVDEMYVALHIDDVTTINKLIAICEHHMVRIKFIPDFQLYTKSSRVEISFYENTPVLMSRREPLEYAVNRLAKKAFDICFSSRVILLIFPWLFPIIMLIIKIESSGPIFFKQDRSGRDNKSFACFKFRSMSVNNSSHNKQAQKGDSRITRFGAFMRKTSIDELPQFFNVFLGDMSVVGPRPHMLYHTKEYSELINNYLVRHYAKPGITGWAQINGYRGETKKLMDMENRVEYDIWYIENWSSLLDVKIIVKTVLNIFEGEKNAY, via the coding sequence ATGAAAATTTTACAAAAACTATCTGAATATAGATTTTCCAGGTACTTCCAAATCATGTTTATATTGTGGGACATGATATTGATTAATATCGCAGTGCTTATTTCCGGATTAATAAAATTTGAAAGTCTCGATAGGCTTTTTTTAAAAGAAACACAGACAATTTCCTTACTGGGTAATTTAATTTGGCTTGGTCTTCTTCTATATAAAGATTCCTATAGAATAATTAGAGTAGAAACAATTGAATCGATATTATCCAGAACAATAAAGAAAGTTATAATACTTGCTGCAATTGTAGCTGCCTTTGTTGTCTTTTTAGATTATACAGATATTTCCCGATTCCAATTGTTCTATTTCTTTCTTTCATTTTTTTTATTACTGATGTTTTCTCGTATTTTATCGATGAAAGCTCTAAAATTCATAAGAACAAAAGGATACAACTTTAGAAATGTAATTATTGTAGGCGCAAATGAAACAGGTAATCATATGCGTAAAATTCTTGCTAAAAATTTGACTTATGGATACAGATTCCTTGGTTTTTTTGATGAAAAACAGAACATTTCAGATTCGACTTTTTTTAATGTTCTTGGAGGGTTCAATGATATACAGAGTTTTATAAGCAACGAACATGTTGATGAAATGTATGTTGCCTTGCATATAGATGATGTTACGACTATTAATAAATTAATTGCTATCTGCGAACATCATATGGTTAGGATTAAATTTATTCCTGATTTTCAATTGTATACTAAGTCAAGCAGGGTGGAAATTTCATTTTATGAAAATACCCCTGTATTAATGTCTCGCCGAGAGCCGTTAGAGTATGCGGTAAACCGACTGGCGAAAAAAGCGTTTGATATTTGTTTTTCTTCACGGGTTATTTTATTAATATTTCCGTGGTTATTCCCTATTATAATGTTAATCATAAAAATTGAATCATCTGGGCCAATTTTCTTTAAACAGGATCGATCTGGGAGAGACAATAAGTCATTTGCATGTTTTAAATTTAGAAGTATGTCTGTAAATAATTCCTCGCATAATAAACAGGCCCAAAAAGGAGATTCACGTATTACAAGATTTGGAGCTTTTATGAGAAAAACAAGTATTGATGAACTCCCACAGTTTTTTAATGTTTTTCTGGGGGATATGTCAGTAGTAGGGCCAAGACCACATATGTTGTATCATACCAAAGAATATAGTGAGTTAATTAATAATTATTTAGTTCGTCATTATGCAAAACCGGGTATCACAGGTTGGGCACAAATCAACGGTTACCGAGGAGAGACCAAAAAACTTATGGATATGGAAAATAGAGTTGAATATGATATTTGGTATATCGAAAATTGGAGTTCGCTTTTAGATGTAAAAATTATTGTAAAAACAGTCCTGAATATTTTCGAAGGAGAAAAGAATGCTTACTAA
- a CDS encoding oligosaccharide flippase family protein, with product MSKLFKLLCSGIGAAAFTFLLQILLSHKLLINQFGIYAAANSSLTMIGPFAGMGIGGLLLRKTCIDESRTHEYFSVALKCLVLNILFAIIISQYVLCNTGLSVIETLCMSSYYLPIAFQYLVVSQAQSSENFIRVSLAQIINPLLRVLLVLFLFLLLPSLKNTVILLCVANTISFFFLMQLIDRKFSFKLLFLKQSKSFFFSFYRESFFYSFNGTINVIQIQFSIIMAMYFFGSNCSGLYSSAIILLTASYILPNTIFGTYLLPKYHKLEKEILKAKSLRHGILAFVFGLVFFSFIGLSSDTIIKLIYPDSFKYSARLLNILAVSLPFRFYSTAIGAALLNEKCIRYKVLASFISLVFQIAFMFFLQKLGEESISISFVFSEVLTSILYTLIFFKYFQNKNIK from the coding sequence ATGTCAAAATTATTCAAACTACTCTGTTCTGGAATTGGTGCAGCGGCATTTACCTTTCTTTTGCAGATTTTATTAAGTCACAAGTTATTAATAAATCAATTTGGGATTTATGCTGCAGCTAATTCGTCCCTTACTATGATTGGGCCTTTTGCAGGTATGGGTATTGGCGGTTTACTTTTAAGAAAAACATGTATAGATGAAAGCCGAACCCATGAATATTTTTCTGTAGCCTTAAAATGTCTTGTATTAAACATTTTGTTTGCGATTATTATAAGTCAATATGTTTTATGTAATACCGGTTTAAGTGTTATTGAAACTTTATGCATGTCATCTTATTATTTACCAATAGCATTTCAATATTTAGTGGTATCACAAGCACAATCCTCTGAAAATTTTATTAGAGTCTCACTAGCTCAAATTATAAATCCTTTATTAAGAGTGCTCTTAGTTCTGTTTTTGTTTTTGTTACTGCCATCTCTTAAAAATACAGTGATTTTACTTTGTGTAGCAAATACTATATCTTTTTTCTTTCTGATGCAACTTATCGATCGAAAGTTTTCCTTTAAATTGTTGTTTTTAAAACAATCAAAAAGCTTCTTTTTTAGTTTTTATAGAGAATCTTTCTTTTACTCTTTTAATGGGACGATTAATGTCATTCAGATTCAATTTTCTATTATTATGGCTATGTACTTTTTTGGTTCAAATTGCTCTGGACTTTATTCTTCTGCTATAATATTACTCACGGCATCTTATATTCTTCCTAATACAATATTTGGAACATACTTACTTCCAAAATATCATAAATTAGAAAAAGAAATTTTAAAAGCGAAAAGTTTACGCCATGGGATTTTAGCATTTGTATTTGGCCTTGTTTTTTTTAGTTTTATCGGTTTATCATCTGATACTATTATTAAATTAATATACCCGGATAGTTTTAAATATTCTGCAAGATTACTTAATATTTTAGCTGTTAGTTTGCCTTTTAGGTTTTATTCAACTGCAATAGGAGCAGCTCTACTAAATGAAAAATGCATAAGATATAAAGTATTAGCATCATTTATATCGCTTGTTTTTCAAATTGCTTTCATGTTTTTTCTTCAAAAACTGGGAGAAGAATCAATATCTATATCTTTTGTATTTAGTGAAGTTCTTACTTCAATACTCTACACATTGATTTTTTTTAAATATTTTCAAAATAAAAATATTAAATAA
- a CDS encoding oligosaccharide repeat unit polymerase, whose translation MARHFLYTKIPIKKMFVISIMGLLFINLFEMFRNPDSMTTVDLKTTFIYRFVIYISNLEKVISAFINKDSLEYGGTFFMDLLTALPGKQIDYQSWLKEVTQLEFEGFGIPPTIMGDFYVNFGYFGIVIGCFLFGYIIRRLYNVLIMRKKTLTDVFLYFVSLEIGSKIITSGLSAQSVSIAWVCFFVVLFKFANSFLLVNRPYVLKKQNFVNY comes from the coding sequence ATGGCAAGACACTTTTTATATACTAAAATTCCAATAAAAAAAATGTTTGTCATTTCTATAATGGGTTTACTGTTTATCAATTTATTTGAAATGTTTCGAAACCCGGACAGTATGACTACAGTTGATTTGAAAACGACTTTTATTTACAGGTTTGTTATTTATATATCAAATTTAGAAAAAGTAATATCAGCTTTTATAAATAAGGATAGTCTAGAATATGGAGGGACTTTTTTTATGGATTTATTAACTGCACTTCCAGGAAAACAAATCGATTATCAATCTTGGCTCAAAGAAGTAACACAATTAGAATTTGAAGGATTTGGTATTCCGCCAACAATTATGGGGGATTTTTATGTCAATTTTGGATATTTTGGAATTGTTATAGGATGTTTTTTGTTTGGCTATATAATTAGGAGATTATATAATGTATTAATTATGAGGAAAAAAACATTAACTGATGTTTTTCTCTATTTTGTTTCTTTAGAAATTGGATCTAAGATAATTACTTCGGGATTATCTGCCCAATCCGTAAGTATTGCTTGGGTATGTTTCTTTGTTGTTTTATTCAAGTTTGCCAATTCATTTTTGCTTGTAAACCGACCATATGTTTTAAAAAAACAAAATTTTGTCAATTATTAA